Proteins encoded within one genomic window of Candidatus Berkiella cookevillensis:
- a CDS encoding M23 family metallopeptidase, with the protein MKFLKSCAQSVFLFSLCLFFNINVSNASSINKEGKDFFSVIVAEVFAAPQAVKVTTDQNYFTYEIQLTNTYKNNIVLKKLSVVNTDDVAIVYRDYSDIKGQNQRVGDHEAVDTLAPGQSSIFWVSFFLADSLQIPTSISHLIEYEADAKVEQIRIAQTPINPAKPVVISAPLEGKNWLAINGWHRRAMMPINGKLFLAQRYALDYIQLDDNHKLFQSMPLENAKYFGYNQPILAVADGLVIEAVDEFSDQVPGKFPTDITLQTVNGNYVLLDIGGGNYAYYAHIKPGSVEVKKGQTLKKGQVIGKVGNTGNSSAPHLHFHIIDSTSPLGSNGVPFVFENLTVIGHAKDVESVEQSEATGVVADMTIHEAKQLKNVYPLNLDLIHY; encoded by the coding sequence ATGAAATTTTTAAAATCCTGTGCACAATCTGTTTTTTTATTTAGCCTATGTTTATTCTTTAACATAAATGTAAGCAATGCTTCTAGTATAAACAAAGAAGGCAAAGATTTTTTCTCTGTAATTGTAGCAGAGGTTTTTGCAGCGCCTCAAGCAGTAAAGGTGACAACCGATCAGAATTATTTTACCTATGAAATTCAATTAACCAATACATATAAAAATAATATTGTATTAAAGAAATTATCGGTAGTGAATACAGATGATGTTGCAATTGTATATCGAGATTATTCTGATATTAAAGGACAAAATCAACGAGTGGGGGATCATGAGGCGGTTGATACACTTGCTCCTGGTCAATCCAGTATATTCTGGGTAAGTTTTTTCTTAGCAGATTCACTCCAAATACCTACATCGATTTCTCATCTTATTGAATATGAGGCAGATGCGAAAGTTGAGCAAATACGCATTGCTCAAACGCCTATCAATCCTGCAAAGCCAGTTGTGATTTCAGCGCCTTTAGAGGGGAAAAACTGGTTAGCGATTAATGGTTGGCATCGAAGAGCAATGATGCCCATTAATGGTAAATTATTTTTAGCGCAGCGTTATGCACTAGATTATATACAGTTGGATGATAATCATAAATTATTTCAAAGCATGCCTTTAGAGAATGCAAAATATTTTGGTTACAATCAACCTATTTTAGCAGTTGCAGATGGTCTAGTGATTGAGGCTGTTGATGAATTTTCTGATCAAGTGCCTGGGAAATTTCCTACGGATATTACTTTGCAAACTGTGAATGGTAATTATGTTTTGCTGGATATTGGTGGTGGGAACTATGCTTATTATGCGCATATTAAACCGGGCAGTGTAGAGGTCAAGAAGGGACAAACACTCAAAAAAGGGCAAGTGATCGGCAAGGTTGGCAACACAGGCAACTCCTCTGCACCACATTTACATTTTCATATTATTGATTCGACTTCACCTTTAGGATCAAATGGCGTTCCTTTTGTGTTTGAAAATTTAACAGTGATAGGTCATGCAAAAGATGTTGAGAGTGTAGAACAATCTGAAGCAACAGGTGTGGTTGCAGATATGACAATACACGAAGCTAAGCAACTTAAAAATGTTTATCCTCTGAATTTAGATCTCATTCATTATTAA
- a CDS encoding YerC/YecD family TrpR-related protein has product MKARHTHAHGAENEESEHRLYEAILALRNPEEAKKFFEDLCTPTERLAMADRWRVVEPIQQGIPYRSIAEDTGVSVTTIGRVARCLMLGQGGYNLIYKRIKRKNHVKSKTKNSTAEKRPPE; this is encoded by the coding sequence ATGAAGGCACGACATACGCATGCCCACGGGGCAGAAAATGAAGAATCTGAGCATCGATTGTATGAGGCAATTTTAGCGCTTCGTAATCCCGAAGAAGCTAAGAAATTTTTTGAGGACTTATGTACTCCAACTGAACGTTTAGCGATGGCAGATCGTTGGCGTGTGGTTGAACCTATTCAACAAGGCATTCCCTATCGAAGCATTGCTGAAGATACAGGGGTAAGTGTAACCACGATTGGTCGTGTTGCACGGTGTCTGATGTTAGGACAAGGTGGGTACAACCTCATTTATAAGAGAATAAAGAGGAAAAACCATGTCAAATCTAAGACTAAAAATAGCACTGCAGAAAAAAGGCCGCCTGAGTGA
- the hisG gene encoding ATP phosphoribosyltransferase, with translation MSNLRLKIALQKKGRLSDDSIELLRRCGLKLLSSKSSLFYSAENYPIDLLLVRDDDIPTLIQDGICDLGIVGDNVLKEKTQVNLEFSSCFQTIMPLNFGRCRLSIAVPKDQEYQTIDFLQNKRIATSYPILLQQFLKQENITAQIVSISGSVEIAPGLNMADAIFDLVSTGRTLAENNLKELYVVLESQAVFFKSTSEFNSEKKKIYDVLLKRIQSVIKAQESKYILFHAPRDAISKIREILPGCESPTILPLEGSEDKVAVHVVSRESVFWNTLEKLQTVGASAILVLPVEKMMA, from the coding sequence ATGTCAAATCTAAGACTAAAAATAGCACTGCAGAAAAAAGGCCGCCTGAGTGATGACTCCATAGAATTATTACGTCGTTGTGGCTTAAAATTATTATCTTCTAAATCTTCTCTCTTCTACTCTGCTGAAAATTATCCTATAGACTTATTACTGGTTCGAGATGATGACATTCCTACGTTGATTCAAGATGGCATTTGTGATCTTGGGATTGTGGGCGACAATGTTCTCAAAGAGAAAACACAAGTAAATTTAGAATTTTCATCTTGTTTTCAGACAATCATGCCTTTAAATTTTGGTCGTTGCCGGCTATCAATTGCAGTACCAAAAGATCAAGAATATCAGACTATCGACTTCTTACAGAATAAGAGAATTGCCACCAGCTATCCAATTTTACTACAACAATTCTTAAAACAAGAAAATATTACAGCACAAATCGTTTCTATTTCTGGTTCAGTAGAGATTGCACCCGGGTTAAATATGGCAGATGCTATTTTTGATTTGGTATCAACTGGCAGAACCTTAGCAGAAAATAATTTGAAAGAATTGTATGTTGTCTTAGAAAGCCAGGCTGTATTTTTTAAATCAACAAGTGAATTTAATTCAGAAAAAAAGAAAATATATGATGTACTCTTAAAAAGAATACAAAGTGTTATTAAAGCGCAAGAAAGCAAATATATTCTCTTTCATGCACCACGAGATGCTATTTCAAAAATCAGGGAAATATTACCCGGTTGTGAATCACCAACCATTTTACCGCTTGAAGGAAGCGAAGATAAAGTAGCGGTTCACGTTGTATCCCGTGAAAGTGTTTTTTGGAACACTTTAGAAAAATTACAAACAGTAGGCGCAAGTGCAATATTGGTGCTACCTGTTGAAAAAATGATGGCTTAA
- the hisD gene encoding histidinol dehydrogenase, which translates to MKTIEWKLLSNSDKEKIINRNQCAQRDDILEKTQQIIEAVKQEGDAALLRLTEKFDQVVLQELKVSETEFKLAQTKVDSAELKAIKVAIERIKAYNIRQLPEAYVYEEEGIRCERQARPIQSVGLYVPGGTAPLISTVMMLAIPALVAGCKRRILCTPPDLNGNISPVLLIAAKICGIDEIFKVGGAQAIAAMAYGTMTVPKVDKIFGPGNAWVTQAKILCAIQAQVSIDLPAGPSELFVIADKSANPVFVAADLLSQAEHDILSQVVLATPDKLLAETVLKEIKIQLEKLPRKNIAEKSIENSLIIIVDDIKEAIEISNGYAPEHLSLQLKNTFDYQSMIESAGTVFLGNNTAESMGDYITGANHVLPTSGYARSQSGLSVLDFMKWVGFQEVSDAGLKKLGPIAQQLAEMEGLNGHKNAISYRLSEFENV; encoded by the coding sequence ATGAAAACGATTGAATGGAAACTATTATCTAATAGTGATAAAGAAAAAATTATAAATAGAAATCAGTGTGCTCAAAGAGATGATATCCTTGAGAAAACACAACAGATTATTGAGGCAGTAAAGCAAGAAGGAGATGCTGCCTTACTGCGGTTAACAGAAAAATTTGACCAAGTTGTTTTGCAAGAATTAAAAGTATCTGAGACAGAATTTAAATTAGCACAAACTAAGGTGGATAGTGCCGAATTAAAAGCGATCAAAGTAGCCATTGAACGGATCAAGGCATACAACATTCGACAACTGCCAGAAGCTTATGTTTATGAAGAAGAGGGGATTCGTTGCGAACGTCAAGCAAGACCAATCCAATCTGTTGGCTTATATGTGCCAGGAGGGACTGCGCCTTTAATCTCCACGGTGATGATGCTTGCCATTCCTGCTTTGGTTGCAGGCTGTAAAAGGAGAATATTGTGCACACCGCCTGATTTAAATGGCAATATTTCACCAGTGTTATTAATTGCAGCAAAAATATGTGGCATTGATGAGATTTTTAAAGTTGGAGGTGCTCAAGCTATTGCGGCAATGGCATATGGCACTATGACTGTGCCCAAAGTAGATAAAATTTTTGGTCCAGGTAATGCTTGGGTAACACAAGCAAAAATATTATGTGCAATACAAGCGCAAGTGAGTATAGATTTGCCTGCGGGACCCTCTGAGCTTTTTGTTATAGCAGATAAAAGCGCCAATCCCGTTTTTGTGGCGGCAGATCTTCTATCGCAAGCTGAGCATGATATTCTTTCTCAAGTCGTATTGGCGACACCTGATAAATTACTTGCTGAAACTGTATTAAAAGAGATCAAAATACAATTAGAGAAATTGCCAAGAAAAAATATTGCAGAAAAATCTATTGAAAACAGTTTAATTATTATTGTAGATGATATTAAAGAAGCAATAGAAATCAGTAATGGTTATGCGCCTGAACACTTGAGTTTGCAACTAAAAAACACTTTTGACTATCAATCGATGATTGAATCTGCGGGTACGGTATTTTTAGGCAATAATACAGCAGAAAGTATGGGAGATTATATTACTGGTGCAAATCACGTGCTACCCACTTCAGGTTATGCACGTAGTCAAAGTGGATTATCTGTATTAGATTTTATGAAATGGGTAGGGTTTCAAGAGGTAAGTGATGCTGGATTAAAAAAACTAGGCCCTATTGCACAACAACTTGCTGAAATGGAAGGCTTAAATGGTCACAAAAATGCAATTAGTTACCGATTAAGTGAGTTTGAAAATGTTTGA
- the hisC gene encoding histidinol-phosphate transaminase, translating into MFDIKSMMRPELLAAKEYLYARPEDSLWLDCNESPWDSAVNRYPQPPSEKLLSTLCTYYKVDNTQLLLTRGSDEGIDILLRLLCRPYQDNIIISSPTFAMYAVYAKLQGAGIIDIPLMQEQNFKLNFQGILDAVTPNTKIIFLCSPNNPTGSLISIEEMSKLCAAVEQQTLVVVDEAYLEFTTQKSMSTLLSKYSNLVVLRTLSKALGMAGLRMGIVIANAAIINCLKTILSPYLFPSLVLEYAESVITTNKLAIVSDEINYVLRERDMLKQQLQSLPMVKKIWESHANALFMQVEDAERIYEQCKKNKILIRSFAQHSLLKNCLRVSIGLAEQNQKFLDILQQLSDEK; encoded by the coding sequence ATGTTTGATATTAAATCAATGATGAGACCCGAGTTATTAGCGGCAAAAGAGTATTTATATGCTCGGCCAGAAGATAGTTTATGGTTGGATTGTAATGAATCACCGTGGGATTCTGCGGTGAATCGTTATCCTCAGCCTCCCTCAGAGAAATTGTTATCGACACTTTGTACATATTATAAAGTGGATAACACGCAATTACTATTAACACGTGGTAGTGATGAGGGAATAGATATTTTATTGAGATTACTCTGTAGACCTTATCAAGATAATATTATTATTTCTTCTCCGACCTTTGCTATGTATGCAGTATATGCAAAATTACAAGGTGCAGGGATAATAGATATACCCTTAATGCAGGAACAAAATTTTAAACTTAATTTTCAGGGTATCTTAGATGCGGTAACACCTAACACAAAAATCATTTTCTTATGCTCTCCTAATAATCCTACAGGTAGTTTGATATCCATAGAAGAAATGAGTAAGTTGTGTGCTGCAGTGGAACAGCAAACTTTGGTCGTGGTTGATGAAGCATATCTTGAGTTCACAACACAAAAAAGCATGAGTACATTGCTTAGCAAATATTCTAATTTGGTTGTTTTGCGAACACTGTCAAAAGCATTGGGTATGGCGGGATTGCGCATGGGCATTGTTATTGCGAATGCAGCTATTATCAACTGTTTGAAAACGATATTGTCTCCTTATTTATTTCCCTCTTTAGTGCTTGAATATGCAGAGTCAGTCATAACGACAAATAAGCTAGCGATTGTCTCTGATGAAATCAATTATGTTTTACGTGAACGTGATATGTTGAAGCAACAACTTCAGTCATTGCCAATGGTGAAAAAAATATGGGAAAGCCATGCAAACGCTCTTTTTATGCAGGTTGAGGATGCTGAACGTATTTATGAACAGTGTAAGAAAAATAAAATACTCATTCGTTCTTTTGCGCAGCATTCATTATTAAAAAACTGTCTTCGTGTAAGTATTGGATTAGCAGAACAAAATCAGAAGTTTTTGGATATATTGCAGCAGTTGAGTGATGAAAAATGA
- the hisB gene encoding bifunctional histidinol-phosphatase/imidazoleglycerol-phosphate dehydratase HisB codes for MKQKKILFIDRDGTLIKEPQDYQVDCIDKLDFMPNVISSLQRLSQAGFLLVLVSNQDGLGSASFPMENFECVQTLMLRVFSSQNIYFADIKICPHFAKDGCSCRKPQVGLLMDYLVNQIIDRENSYVIGDRNTDLELAQNMGINGIQIGSEKYPDWLEIANFIINKPRQAVVQRKSNETEIKIRILLDANKERIIQTGLPFFDHMLEQLAQHGDFGINASVKGDIQVDEHHTVEDTALVLGQALKQALGDKYGIGRYGFVLPMDEAQSQVSIDICGRPYFVFDGKFNRETVGDFATELVPHFFQSLSQSLGAAIHINVRGDNAHHMVESIFKSVGRCLRQAITRSSAGIPSTKGIL; via the coding sequence ATGAAACAGAAAAAAATACTCTTTATTGACAGAGATGGCACTCTTATCAAAGAGCCTCAGGATTATCAAGTCGATTGTATCGATAAACTTGATTTTATGCCAAATGTAATCTCATCATTACAACGTTTGTCACAAGCAGGATTTTTATTGGTATTGGTTTCCAATCAAGATGGATTAGGAAGTGCAAGTTTTCCGATGGAAAATTTTGAGTGTGTGCAAACCCTGATGCTGCGTGTATTTAGCTCACAAAACATTTATTTTGCAGATATTAAAATTTGTCCTCACTTTGCAAAGGATGGTTGTTCATGCCGTAAACCTCAAGTGGGTTTATTAATGGATTATCTGGTGAATCAAATAATAGATCGTGAAAATTCCTATGTGATTGGTGATCGAAATACTGATCTTGAGTTAGCACAAAACATGGGTATTAATGGTATTCAAATAGGTTCAGAGAAATATCCAGATTGGCTGGAAATAGCAAATTTCATTATTAATAAACCTCGTCAAGCAGTGGTACAGCGTAAAAGCAATGAAACTGAGATAAAGATAAGAATTTTGCTTGATGCGAATAAAGAGCGAATCATACAAACAGGATTGCCTTTTTTTGATCACATGTTGGAGCAATTGGCACAGCATGGTGATTTTGGCATCAATGCTTCTGTTAAAGGAGATATTCAGGTAGATGAGCATCATACAGTAGAAGACACTGCATTAGTGCTTGGGCAAGCCTTAAAGCAAGCTTTGGGTGATAAATATGGCATTGGGCGCTATGGTTTTGTTTTGCCGATGGACGAAGCACAATCACAAGTATCTATTGATATCTGTGGTAGACCCTATTTTGTCTTTGATGGAAAATTTAATCGGGAGACAGTTGGAGATTTTGCAACTGAATTGGTACCGCATTTTTTTCAATCTTTATCGCAATCATTAGGTGCGGCAATTCACATCAATGTACGTGGTGACAATGCGCATCACATGGTGGAATCAATTTTTAAAAGTGTAGGACGCTGTTTGCGGCAGGCCATTACTCGTAGCAGCGCTGGTATTCCAAGCACTAAGGGGATTTTATGA
- the hisH gene encoding imidazole glycerol phosphate synthase subunit HisH, protein MIAIVKDCGTNVASLVYALERIGKTAIVTNDAEIIETASHVILPGVSSATRAMAKLKENNLTEIIKNLKQPVLGICSGMQILFSQSEEGMTATLDIIPGQVKKLMSTQQCVLPHMGWNRVCEIKKNEPLFEDVPDDSYVYYVHSFAVACLPQTIAQSSYAEIFSAAVLHKNFYGVQFHPERSGKIGENILNNFVNL, encoded by the coding sequence ATGATCGCTATTGTGAAAGATTGTGGTACAAATGTCGCTTCTCTTGTCTATGCTTTAGAGAGAATTGGCAAAACAGCTATTGTTACAAATGATGCTGAGATCATTGAAACTGCTTCGCATGTTATTTTGCCAGGCGTGAGTAGTGCAACTCGTGCAATGGCAAAACTAAAAGAAAATAATTTGACTGAGATCATTAAAAATTTAAAGCAGCCTGTTTTGGGTATTTGTTCTGGCATGCAAATATTATTTTCTCAGAGTGAAGAAGGTATGACTGCTACTTTAGATATTATCCCTGGCCAGGTAAAAAAACTGATGAGCACTCAGCAATGTGTATTGCCACACATGGGATGGAATCGCGTGTGCGAAATAAAGAAAAATGAGCCTTTGTTTGAAGATGTGCCTGATGATAGTTATGTCTATTATGTGCATAGTTTTGCCGTTGCATGTTTGCCGCAAACCATTGCTCAATCAAGCTATGCGGAGATTTTTTCGGCTGCGGTTCTGCATAAAAATTTTTATGGCGTGCAATTTCATCCAGAACGCTCTGGAAAGATTGGTGAAAATATACTAAATAATTTTGTGAATTTGTAA
- the hisA gene encoding 1-(5-phosphoribosyl)-5-[(5-phosphoribosylamino)methylideneamino]imidazole-4-carboxamide isomerase, whose product MNCIPAIDLKDGKCVRLYQGDFQKTTEYECDVIELCKKYESQGAKELHVVDLSGAKSGKSLQKEWVNEILQNTTLEMQVGGGIRSREDLIYYFNSGVKRVVIGSLAVSDTKTVITWIKEFGADRITIALDVQLNSDNAPIIMTQGWQSSSALCAWDLLEQFNRSGLKHVLCTDIARDGTLAGPNKALYKTALLKFPELSWQASGGVQTLQDLEQLRLLGLNSVVIGKALFENKFSLSEALEQCQI is encoded by the coding sequence ATGAATTGTATCCCTGCTATTGATTTAAAAGATGGGAAATGTGTTAGGCTATATCAAGGTGATTTTCAGAAAACAACAGAATATGAGTGTGATGTCATAGAATTATGCAAAAAATATGAGTCACAAGGTGCAAAAGAATTGCATGTGGTAGATTTGTCAGGCGCAAAATCTGGCAAGAGTTTGCAAAAAGAATGGGTGAATGAAATTTTACAAAATACTACCTTAGAGATGCAAGTAGGAGGGGGGATTCGTTCACGTGAAGATCTTATTTATTATTTTAATAGCGGTGTAAAACGTGTTGTTATTGGTAGTTTAGCCGTTTCAGATACAAAGACAGTTATTACTTGGATCAAAGAATTTGGTGCTGATCGCATTACGATAGCATTGGATGTGCAGTTAAACAGTGATAACGCGCCCATTATCATGACACAGGGTTGGCAATCGTCCTCTGCGCTTTGCGCATGGGATTTATTAGAGCAGTTTAACCGTTCTGGTTTGAAGCATGTATTATGCACAGATATTGCTCGCGATGGCACTTTGGCTGGCCCTAATAAAGCATTATACAAAACTGCATTGTTGAAATTCCCTGAACTGTCGTGGCAAGCTTCAGGTGGTGTGCAGACATTACAAGATCTTGAGCAATTACGTCTATTAGGTCTGAATTCGGTCGTTATTGGTAAGGCATTATTTGAAAATAAATTTTCTTTATCTGAGGCACTTGAACAATGTCAAATTTAG
- the hisF gene encoding imidazole glycerol phosphate synthase subunit HisF gives MSNLAKRIIPCLDVKEEKVVKGIRFRNHRIVGDIVELAQFYVDQGADELVFYDISASAQGKTVDKKWVKRVAQIVNIPFCVAGGIRSVQAAEYVLNQGADKISVNSPALENPSLINELVTAFGSQCIVVGIDSMQIDNDYRVCQYTGSEKKTQITQRLTKDWVREVQERGAGEIVLNTMDQDGCKKGYDIKQLQLIRSYTHVPLIASGGAGTESDFLDVFRQAKVNGALAASVFHERQMSIGALKNYLVDQGLIFRI, from the coding sequence ATGTCAAATTTAGCAAAAAGAATTATCCCTTGTTTAGATGTAAAAGAAGAGAAGGTCGTAAAAGGAATACGTTTTCGTAATCACCGTATTGTGGGAGATATTGTTGAGCTTGCGCAGTTTTACGTTGATCAAGGTGCTGATGAATTGGTTTTCTATGATATCAGCGCCAGTGCACAAGGAAAAACAGTTGATAAAAAATGGGTAAAGAGGGTTGCGCAGATTGTTAATATCCCCTTTTGTGTTGCGGGTGGAATACGTTCAGTGCAAGCGGCAGAATATGTTTTAAATCAAGGTGCGGATAAAATTTCTGTAAATAGCCCTGCTTTAGAAAATCCATCACTGATTAATGAGTTGGTTACCGCTTTTGGCAGTCAATGTATCGTAGTTGGTATTGATAGCATGCAGATAGATAATGACTATCGAGTCTGCCAATACACAGGATCTGAAAAAAAAACACAAATTACACAACGTTTAACCAAAGATTGGGTACGTGAAGTGCAAGAAAGAGGCGCGGGAGAAATTGTACTAAATACTATGGATCAAGATGGCTGCAAAAAAGGCTATGATATCAAGCAATTGCAGCTTATCCGCTCTTATACACACGTTCCTCTGATTGCTTCAGGTGGTGCAGGCACGGAATCAGATTTTTTAGATGTTTTTAGACAAGCGAAAGTAAATGGTGCATTGGCAGCAAGTGTATTCCATGAAAGGCAAATGAGTATTGGGGCGCTTAAAAATTATTTAGTTGATCAAGGGCTTATTTTTAGAATTTAA
- the hisIE gene encoding bifunctional phosphoribosyl-AMP cyclohydrolase/phosphoribosyl-ATP diphosphatase HisIE, which translates to MNNINISKADDFSVRRQESESSGVHKKCMTGVSEHRQQHRKFICEGYTLNIEQIDALAWEKMNGLLPAIVQDVNSMQILMMGYMNKAALVQTIETAKVTFYSRSKNRLWVKGETSGNDLALCSITTDCDNDTLLVLAKANGPTCHEGTPSCFDNMPVTNVQTADMNIINRLEAIILDRQQNQDEKSYVSTLLSEGLSRVAQKVGEEAVEVMIEAMKEKSTSFSEEVADLVFHLLVLMRLKGVVFADILQILKKRNALKLMRIE; encoded by the coding sequence ATGAATAACATAAATATATCCAAAGCAGATGATTTTTCGGTTAGGCGTCAAGAGAGCGAATCCTCAGGAGTGCACAAAAAGTGCATGACTGGGGTGAGCGAACACAGGCAACAACACCGAAAATTCATCTGCGAAGGATATACGCTGAATATAGAGCAGATTGATGCCCTCGCCTGGGAAAAGATGAATGGATTATTACCAGCTATTGTGCAAGATGTAAATTCAATGCAAATCCTAATGATGGGGTATATGAATAAAGCTGCTTTAGTGCAGACAATTGAAACAGCTAAAGTAACATTTTATAGTCGATCTAAAAATCGGCTATGGGTTAAGGGAGAAACCTCTGGTAATGATTTGGCATTATGTTCAATTACCACAGATTGTGATAATGATACTTTATTGGTGTTGGCCAAGGCCAATGGACCTACCTGTCACGAGGGCACGCCTTCTTGTTTTGACAATATGCCAGTTACAAATGTTCAGACTGCGGATATGAATATAATCAATCGCTTGGAAGCGATTATTTTAGATCGTCAGCAAAATCAAGATGAGAAAAGCTATGTAAGTACTTTACTGTCTGAGGGGCTGTCACGTGTTGCTCAAAAAGTAGGAGAGGAGGCGGTTGAAGTTATGATTGAGGCCATGAAAGAGAAGAGTACTTCTTTTTCTGAAGAAGTTGCAGATTTAGTGTTTCACTTATTAGTATTAATGCGTTTAAAAGGCGTCGTATTTGCAGATATTTTGCAAATACTTAAAAAGCGT